The following proteins are encoded in a genomic region of Leptolyngbya boryana PCC 6306:
- a CDS encoding ATP-binding protein, translated as MIVLPSIFETCTPRDEILSGELSLDLFAAKLKLVVDGNAPKVYQDPELFFANTFPTEGLQTLISEVFGRLAGTAIGSPVIRLETSFGGGKTHDEIALWHIARNGRSIRGLDRFSDRLDQIPAAPVQVAAIACQDLDPTNGDFHPETGITTYTLWGEIAYRIGGIGGYSLLRGSDEKKVSPGTGVLQQLIQDRPTLIVLDEIAQYLRKAKGVIVGNSDLSKQVVAFLFALMDLAGSCNNLVFVYSLASSSDTFADETAELQETVRASARQERILSPSTDVEIYNIVKQRLFQRVDEKAAKKAAQEYLNAYRSSRINLPDGCQDATYSQTIESSYPIHPELFNLLTKKIASIPNFNRTRGALRLFAIAVRELWRDRTTWMPLIHAHHLPIGVNEEITNELTSRLERPLMRLPIQADIYNANGREAHAQLQDQDWMAAGKPPFSTWIGRTIFLHSINQGVVAGIRRAELNLSLLTPGIEIGFIESALERLTTVAWYLDHDPITSIARFKEEPSINKIIAEEKEQIGRSEAKDDLRSRRDTIFANRYFTLVSSPESPSDVDDTADSTVLCLIDFNEATVQSSIDAAPQIVEQIFNSTGDSGKFRIFRNRLLFLLANQQELERAIDVARELRAIRTILKSQNRLEDLSESQHKQLKQKEGDLDLAARVALTNAYRHLFYPSNDPVKAPKGLMHYPLPAQDASDVKGKSNQQEAILKALKDCQKIRADDAQPYAPAYVLQKVWATGLDSISTKGLKEAFAKDLGLNLFSDAETSKLRTTIAQGLTSGQWDLKVGERVYIKTDAVPLIPPDIIEFSDRMVLYRRGILELPKPREIEINAQVMPSTQPNKPVRVRWKAAGALSVKLFQDGNLIAGNFLPSDEYEGDLAQTATFRIVADYGEGETAAAESKARVQAYSTLSTGSTSAHDTPSLFDVKPEVVDLSGSLNGVFNELRDRIHDDKIKAIERLELSVSEVMDYRKLTTAVPLLMRYPMRLDQFVTVQAGDQFVRLEYQGNVKGFQSFANPTNTLLTSPDVRADVSLKITFEFASEVEPQGPEMKAIEQALLRNPVDRLSLTAKVLY; from the coding sequence ATGATTGTGTTGCCATCGATTTTTGAAACTTGCACTCCCAGAGATGAAATTCTTTCTGGTGAACTATCGCTCGATCTGTTTGCTGCCAAGTTGAAATTAGTGGTCGATGGTAATGCTCCTAAGGTCTATCAAGATCCAGAACTATTCTTTGCGAATACCTTTCCCACTGAGGGACTCCAGACTCTGATTAGTGAAGTCTTTGGTCGTTTGGCAGGAACCGCGATCGGGTCTCCGGTGATTCGATTAGAAACCAGCTTCGGCGGCGGGAAAACGCACGATGAAATTGCGCTTTGGCACATTGCCCGAAACGGACGCAGCATTCGCGGACTCGATCGATTTAGCGATCGTCTCGATCAAATTCCTGCTGCTCCGGTTCAAGTTGCTGCGATCGCTTGTCAAGATCTTGATCCGACCAACGGCGACTTTCACCCAGAGACAGGCATCACCACTTACACCCTCTGGGGCGAAATTGCCTATCGGATTGGTGGGATTGGCGGATACAGTCTGCTGCGCGGTTCGGATGAGAAAAAAGTGAGCCCAGGAACGGGAGTCCTTCAGCAACTGATTCAAGATCGACCGACGCTGATTGTACTCGATGAAATCGCACAGTATCTACGCAAAGCGAAAGGGGTGATTGTTGGGAATAGTGATTTGTCGAAGCAGGTGGTTGCGTTTCTGTTTGCATTAATGGATTTAGCGGGGTCTTGCAATAATTTAGTGTTTGTCTATTCTCTCGCCTCATCGTCGGATACCTTTGCAGATGAAACGGCAGAGCTTCAAGAAACGGTTCGCGCTTCCGCTCGTCAGGAGCGCATTCTGAGTCCGAGTACCGATGTTGAAATCTACAACATTGTGAAGCAGCGTTTGTTTCAGCGTGTCGATGAAAAAGCCGCGAAAAAAGCTGCTCAAGAATATCTCAATGCGTATCGATCGAGCCGCATTAATCTGCCTGATGGTTGTCAAGATGCCACCTATTCACAAACTATCGAATCGAGCTACCCGATTCATCCAGAGCTATTCAATCTATTAACTAAAAAAATTGCATCAATCCCGAACTTTAACCGAACTCGTGGAGCGCTGAGGCTGTTTGCGATCGCGGTTCGAGAATTGTGGCGCGATCGCACAACTTGGATGCCGCTGATCCACGCGCACCATTTACCGATCGGTGTGAACGAAGAAATTACGAACGAATTGACTTCGCGCTTAGAACGTCCTTTAATGCGACTCCCGATTCAAGCTGATATCTACAACGCGAATGGACGAGAAGCACATGCTCAACTGCAAGATCAAGATTGGATGGCAGCAGGCAAACCGCCGTTTTCAACTTGGATTGGACGCACGATCTTTTTGCACTCCATTAATCAAGGAGTCGTGGCAGGCATTCGACGAGCGGAACTCAATCTATCGCTGCTTACCCCTGGAATTGAAATTGGCTTTATCGAGAGTGCTTTAGAGCGGCTCACTACGGTTGCTTGGTATCTCGATCACGATCCAATTACCTCAATTGCTCGGTTCAAAGAAGAACCTTCGATCAACAAAATTATTGCTGAAGAGAAAGAGCAAATCGGGCGCAGTGAAGCGAAAGACGATTTACGATCGCGGCGAGACACCATTTTTGCCAATCGCTATTTCACGCTGGTATCGTCGCCGGAGAGTCCGAGTGATGTCGATGATACGGCAGATAGTACTGTGCTTTGTCTGATCGACTTTAACGAAGCGACGGTGCAATCCTCGATCGACGCTGCGCCTCAAATTGTGGAACAAATTTTCAACAGTACAGGCGACTCTGGAAAGTTTCGCATCTTCCGGAATCGATTGCTGTTTCTACTCGCCAATCAGCAGGAATTGGAAAGAGCGATCGACGTGGCACGAGAACTGAGAGCGATTCGCACCATTCTCAAATCTCAGAATCGCCTGGAAGACCTTTCAGAGAGTCAACATAAACAGTTGAAGCAGAAAGAAGGGGATTTAGACTTGGCAGCGCGAGTTGCTCTAACGAATGCGTATCGCCATTTATTTTATCCCTCAAATGATCCGGTCAAAGCTCCAAAAGGGTTAATGCACTACCCGCTCCCCGCTCAGGATGCGAGCGATGTCAAAGGCAAGAGTAATCAGCAAGAAGCGATTCTCAAAGCACTGAAAGACTGCCAAAAGATTCGCGCCGATGACGCTCAACCGTATGCACCTGCGTATGTGCTGCAAAAAGTGTGGGCAACAGGACTCGATTCGATCAGTACAAAGGGGTTAAAAGAAGCATTTGCGAAAGATTTGGGACTGAATCTATTCTCGGATGCGGAAACTTCAAAGCTGAGAACGACGATCGCTCAAGGGTTAACCAGTGGACAGTGGGATTTGAAGGTCGGTGAGCGCGTCTATATCAAAACCGATGCAGTTCCGCTGATTCCACCCGACATCATTGAATTTTCAGATCGGATGGTGCTATATCGACGCGGCATCCTAGAACTCCCGAAGCCGAGGGAAATTGAGATCAATGCTCAAGTGATGCCGAGTACACAACCGAATAAACCTGTACGAGTGCGATGGAAAGCAGCGGGGGCACTTTCGGTCAAACTGTTTCAAGATGGCAACTTAATCGCAGGAAACTTCTTGCCGTCTGACGAATACGAGGGCGATCTGGCGCAAACGGCAACCTTTCGCATCGTTGCAGATTATGGGGAAGGAGAAACCGCAGCGGCAGAATCAAAGGCAAGAGTGCAAGCATATTCGACACTCTCCACTGGCTCTACTTCGGCTCACGATACTCCTAGCTTGTTCGATGTCAAACCGGAGGTGGTGGATTTATCGGGCAGCCTCAACGGTGTGTTTAATGAATTGCGCGATCGCATTCACGACGACAAAATTAAAGCGATCGAGCGGCTAGAACTCAGCGTGTCAGAGGTAATGGACTATCGCAAGCTAACCACAGCGGTTCCTCTTCTGATGCGTTATCCAATGCGACTCGACCAATTTGTCACTGTCCAAGCTGGAGATCAGTTCGTTCGATTAGAGTATCAAGGCAATGTCAAAGGGTTTCAAAGTTTTGCGAATCCGACGAACACGTTGTTGACGAGTCCTGATGTTCGAGCCGATGTCTCGCTTAAAATTACGTTCGAGTTTGCATCCGAGGTCGAGCCACAAGGCCCAGAGATGAAAGCGATCGAGCAGGCACTCTTGAGAAATCCGGTGGATCGGCTCAGTTTGACAGCTAAGGTACTATACTGA
- a CDS encoding PDDEXK nuclease domain-containing protein, translating into MAKSSSLVPEGYPQLLNDLKERIRTAQVRAAVAVNRELVLLYWQIGRMILDRQAQAGWGAKVIDQLSKDLRREFPEIKGFSSRNLKYMRTFAETYPDSSIVQEVLAQITWYHNLALIEKLKTTEDRLWYAQQTIANGWSRNILVIQIETRLRDRQGKAMTNFERTLPKPQSDLANSLLKSPYSFDFLSLGREAQERDLENALVAHIRDFLLELGVGFAFVGSQYHLQVGNEDYYVDLVFYHLKLRCFVIIDLKMIEFTPEMSGKMNFYLAVVDDLLRHPDDQPTIGLILCKSKNQTIVEYALRSINRPIGVSTHEIWNSLPEQFKQSLPSIEQLELEMDAAIEDDLT; encoded by the coding sequence GTGGCAAAGTCCTCTTCGTTGGTGCCAGAAGGTTATCCTCAACTCTTGAACGATCTGAAGGAACGCATTCGGACGGCTCAAGTTCGTGCCGCAGTTGCGGTCAATCGCGAGTTAGTTCTTCTCTATTGGCAAATTGGGCGGATGATTCTTGATCGTCAAGCACAAGCTGGATGGGGTGCAAAAGTCATTGACCAACTCTCAAAAGATTTGCGACGAGAATTTCCAGAAATTAAAGGCTTTTCGAGCCGGAATCTCAAATACATGCGAACCTTTGCAGAAACTTACCCAGATTCATCAATTGTGCAAGAGGTGCTTGCACAAATTACCTGGTATCACAATCTTGCATTGATCGAAAAGCTGAAAACAACAGAAGACCGTCTTTGGTACGCGCAGCAAACGATCGCAAATGGCTGGAGTCGGAATATTTTGGTGATTCAAATCGAAACTCGGCTGCGCGATCGACAAGGCAAAGCTATGACCAACTTTGAGCGGACTTTACCGAAGCCTCAGTCGGATCTCGCAAATAGCTTGCTGAAAAGTCCCTATTCTTTTGATTTTCTTTCGCTCGGTCGAGAAGCACAGGAGCGGGATTTAGAAAATGCGCTGGTCGCTCACATTCGAGATTTTTTGTTAGAGCTAGGGGTAGGATTCGCCTTCGTGGGCAGCCAGTATCATCTGCAAGTCGGCAATGAGGATTACTATGTCGATCTGGTTTTCTATCATCTCAAGCTGCGCTGCTTTGTCATCATTGACTTGAAGATGATTGAGTTCACGCCAGAAATGAGCGGTAAGATGAACTTCTATTTAGCAGTCGTTGATGATTTGCTGCGACATCCTGACGATCAACCGACAATCGGGTTAATTTTATGTAAGTCGAAGAACCAAACAATTGTGGAATATGCGCTGCGAAGTATCAATCGACCGATTGGAGTTTCGACACATGAGATTTGGAATAGTTTGCCAGAGCAATTTAAGCAGAGTTTACCTTCGATTGAACAACTTGAATTAGAAATGGATGCCGCGATCGAAGACGATCTCACCTAA
- a CDS encoding calcium-binding protein, with translation MSRDEERETRITMEIVVDAYGPEEQAMGWYYYLQDTMQFPFTATCVSKRRISPLKEGKSVEVVGMAPEDECEQEMFVEIEWDGDTLAVPLIQLEAIDAEEETQQAIADWHYWVNQGYEFG, from the coding sequence ATGTCTCGTGACGAGGAACGGGAAACAAGAATCACGATGGAAATTGTCGTCGATGCCTATGGACCTGAAGAACAGGCAATGGGCTGGTATTACTATTTGCAAGACACGATGCAGTTTCCCTTTACGGCGACTTGTGTGAGCAAACGCCGCATCTCTCCGCTCAAAGAAGGCAAATCGGTAGAAGTGGTGGGGATGGCTCCGGAAGACGAATGTGAGCAAGAGATGTTCGTTGAAATCGAATGGGATGGCGATACGTTGGCAGTTCCCCTGATTCAGCTAGAAGCAATCGATGCCGAGGAAGAAACGCAGCAAGCCATCGCCGACTGGCATTACTGGGTGAATCAAGGCTATGAGTTTGGTTAA